The genomic DNA TTCTTCTCCATCCGCAGGCGCTGCGGTGGCTCGAGGCGAAAGACGCGCACGAAGGCGACGTGCAGGCCGGGCGCTTCGTCGTAGCGGAAGCGTTCCTCGATGATCTCGTCGCGCCAGACGTGCAGGTCGCGCAGGCGATTCACGACATCGAGGTCGGTGACGAGGCGGGTCCACTCCACGGTCGCCGCGTAGGCGATCTCGATCTCTTCGGCGAGCGCGGTGGGCACGGGCGTGTCCGCCGGCAGGGTCGTGCGCTCGAGTTGTTCGTGGAACCACGTGGGGAAGAGGAGGAACTCCTCGTGTTTGAAGGCGAAGCCGGCGCGGCCTTCCGCGATGCCGCCCTTGCGCAGGATCACACTTTGTCGTCCGCTGCCGAGCGCTTCGCAAATGAGCGCCCACTCTTTGAATGCCACTGTCATGTCGCAGGCCAAAATTTAATTGGAGCAATCGCCCGCGCAAAGCGAAGAATGTGGGCATCATGCTTCACCGGTTCGACCTGCACGTGCATTCGTTCTTTTCGGCGGATGCCGCCAGCGCGCCCGAGGCGCTCATCGCCGCAGCCCGGCGCAAGGGCCTGTCCGGCATTGCGATCACCGATCACAACTCCTGCGAGTCGGCGATCTATTGCCGCCAGCACGGCCTCGCGAATGCCGAGGGCACGCCCGTGGATGGCTTCCTCGTCGTGCCCGGCGTCGAGGTCTCCACCGCGGACGGCCACATGCTCTGCATCGGCACCATGCTGCCCGACATGCTTGGCCGGCCTGCCGTGGAGGTGGAGGCGGCGATTCACGAGCGCGGAGGCATCGCGATTCCCGCCCATCCCTACGACAAATGGCGCGCCGGCATTCGGGAGGGCATTCTCGACAAACTGAAGACGCCGGTGATCGAGGGCTTCAACGCGGCGGTGACGTCGCGCAATTTCAACGCGCAGGCGAAGGCCTACGCCGCGCGCACCGGCCGCGTGACGACCGCCGGCAGCGACGCGCACCATGCGAGCGCGGTCGGCACGGCCAGCACGGGCTTCGAGCTCGAGGAGTTGTCCGTGGCGGCGCTGCTGCGGGCGCTCCCCGGCGGGGGCGAGTTGAACGAGACCTACCTCACGCGGATGGAGGGCATCAAAAAACACTTCGGGAACTGGTTCCGAGTCTTCAATCCCGACCCGCGGAAGCCGCGGTAGGCCTTACACCACGAAGCGCTTCGTGCGGCCGCCGATGCCGGTGAAGATGTGCCAGGCGATCGTGCCGCCCCATTCCGCGAGTTCGGCAGCGAAGATCTCCGCGTCGCCCTGCGCGCCGAGGAGCACGACTTCGTCGCCGAGCGCGACGGAGGGAACGTCGGTCACGTCGATGAGGAGCTGGTCCATCGTCACGCGACCGAGCAGGGCGCAGCGTCGCCCGCCGATCAGCACGCATGCGCCGCGATTCGAGGCCTGGCGCGGGTAGCCGTCGGCATATCCGGCCGCGATCGTCGCGATGCGCATCGAACGGGGCGTTACGAACGTCCGGCCGTAGCTGATGCCGCGACCGGCGGGCACTTCACGGACCAGCAGCACGCGGGTCTTCCACGCGAGGGCGGGCCGCAGCTCGGGCTGGAAAGCCGGGATCGGCGCGCTACCGTAGAGCATGAGGCCCGGCCGCACGAGGTCGAAGGCGAATTGCGGGTAGCCACAGATGCCGGCGCTGTTGAGCGCATGGAACCTGGCGTGAGGGGCAAGTGCGCGGGCTTCGGTCGCGAATTCCGCGAAGCCGGCGAGCTGGTCCCCGGTGAACGCCTCGTCCTCGTCGGGCACGGGCAGATGCGTCGCCACGCTGTGCAGGACGATATTGGGAAGCTTCGTGATGGCGGCAATCTCGGCGAGAGCCCCGCCGTGCCAGGCGCCGATGCGGCCCATGCCGGTATCGACCTTCAGCGAAACCCGGCCGCCCGCAAAGGTGCGGGCTTCCTCCACGCTCGAGACGGTCGCGATGCAACCGAGCCTGACGGCGTCGCGGCGCTCTCCCGGCAGGCAGGGGCTGAGCAGCAGGACATCGCGCTCCGGCGCGAGGGTGCGCACGACGGCGGCCTCGGAGACATTGGCGACGGCAAAGAGCTCGACGATGTCCCGCAGCGCGTCGACGGCGACATCGACGCCGTGGCCGTAGGCATTGGCCTTCACCACGGCGATGAGCTCCCGGCCGGAATGGCGGCGGGCGAACTCCGCATTGTGCCGGATGGCCGCCGGGTCAATCTCTGCCCACACCCGGGCTTCGCCGGAAGTGCTCACTTGCTCCTGCCGGTCTTGCCGCCGGCGCTCGAAAAATCCATCGCCATGCAGATAGCCCGGAAACGCGTCCTCCGCAATTATTCGCCGGAGGTAAGAGCTCGGAGCTCGGCCTCGCGGGGCGAGCAGACCGCGTAGAACCAGTCCTGCTCGCCCTTGTGGAGATCGATGTAGCCGAGCATCTGCAGGGTGCCGAGCAGGCGGTGAAGCGTCGAGAAATCCGGCTCGATGACCGTGAGCCTGGAGATTGGGGCGTTGCCCGCCCGATGAATGGCGACGAGCAGCTCCCACGCGCGATCGATCTCGTGGGGCGAGAGCCGCCGCACG from Chthoniobacterales bacterium includes the following:
- a CDS encoding PHP domain-containing protein; translated protein: MLHRFDLHVHSFFSADAASAPEALIAAARRKGLSGIAITDHNSCESAIYCRQHGLANAEGTPVDGFLVVPGVEVSTADGHMLCIGTMLPDMLGRPAVEVEAAIHERGGIAIPAHPYDKWRAGIREGILDKLKTPVIEGFNAAVTSRNFNAQAKAYAARTGRVTTAGSDAHHASAVGTASTGFELEELSVAALLRALPGGGELNETYLTRMEGIKKHFGNWFRVFNPDPRKPR
- a CDS encoding DUF1802 family protein; translated protein: MTVAFKEWALICEALGSGRQSVILRKGGIAEGRAGFAFKHEEFLLFPTWFHEQLERTTLPADTPVPTALAEEIEIAYAATVEWTRLVTDLDVVNRLRDLHVWRDEIIEERFRYDEAPGLHVAFVRVFRLEPPQRLRMEKKYGGCRSWVDLPAFDGSALVSVISDEEHARRRAMLEGLLGQN
- the alr gene encoding alanine racemase; this encodes MSTSGEARVWAEIDPAAIRHNAEFARRHSGRELIAVVKANAYGHGVDVAVDALRDIVELFAVANVSEAAVVRTLAPERDVLLLSPCLPGERRDAVRLGCIATVSSVEEARTFAGGRVSLKVDTGMGRIGAWHGGALAEIAAITKLPNIVLHSVATHLPVPDEDEAFTGDQLAGFAEFATEARALAPHARFHALNSAGICGYPQFAFDLVRPGLMLYGSAPIPAFQPELRPALAWKTRVLLVREVPAGRGISYGRTFVTPRSMRIATIAAGYADGYPRQASNRGACVLIGGRRCALLGRVTMDQLLIDVTDVPSVALGDEVVLLGAQGDAEIFAAELAEWGGTIAWHIFTGIGGRTKRFVV